From the genome of Anoplopoma fimbria isolate UVic2021 breed Golden Eagle Sablefish chromosome 1, Afim_UVic_2022, whole genome shotgun sequence, one region includes:
- the rffl gene encoding LOW QUALITY PROTEIN: E3 ubiquitin-protein ligase rififylin (The sequence of the model RefSeq protein was modified relative to this genomic sequence to represent the inferred CDS: inserted 2 bases in 2 codons) — protein MFASCCNWLCLDSGVDVDPSGGAERRHQSYTNSGFNSQPSPPPAELTCKACGGRLDTPAKKHVCVDCKKDYCSRCSAQLEPRPRLCHTCQRFYGNLLERAELMKLKVKELRDYLHLHEVSTHLCREKEELVELVIGQQSSPSDESXPETLTPDPPSVASEPPDLTPRIHILTPESPDAPPXPPAEPPEAPAPPTETSPAEPEVQDEDQNSDPEEAPEEAPVSGRRASLSDLSCLDDIEELSVRQLKEILARNFVNYKGCCEKWELMERVNRLYQDQQNLLAANAVNASESGGGGGSAGQEDNLCKICMDCPIDCVLLECGHMITCTKCGKRMSECPICRQYVVRAVHVFRS, from the exons aTGTTTGCGTCCTGCTGTAACTGGTTGTGTTTGGACTCTGGTGTTGATGTGGATCCGTCTGGTGGAGCCGAGCGGCGCCATCAGTCCTACACCAACTCAGGCTTCAACAGTCagccgtctcctcctccagctgaacTCACCTGTAAGGCCTGCGGGGGGCGCCTCGACACACCTGCCAAGAAG catgtgtgtgtggactgtaAGAAGGACTACTGCAGCCGTTGCTCCGCCCAGCTGGAGCCCCGCCCCCGCCTCTGTCACACCTGTCAGCGTTTCTACGGCAACCTGCTGGAGCGGGCGGAGCTGATGAAGCTGAAAGTGAAGGAGCTGCGGGACTACCTGCACCTGCATGAGGTGTCCACTCACCTGTGCAGAGAGaag gaggagctggtggagctggTCATCGGGCAGCAGTCCTCCCCGTCCGACGAGT GCCCGGAgaccctgacccctgaccccccCTCTGTGGCCTCTGAGCCCCCTGACCTCACCCCTCGCATCCACATCTTGACTCCTGAGTCACCCGACGCCCCCC GACCCCCCGCTGAGCCACCTGAGGCCCCGGCACCGCCCACAGAGACCTCCCCCGCCGAGCCCGAGGTTCAGGATGAAGACCAG AACTCGGACCCGGAGGAGGCCCCGGAGGAGGCCCCGGTCTCGGGCCGCCGGGCCTCTCTGTCGGACCTCAGCTGTCTGGACGACATCGAGGAGCTCAGCGTCCGACAGCTGAAGGAAATCCTCGCCAGGAACTTTGTCAACTACAAAGGCTGCTGTGAGAAGTGGGAGCTGATGGAGAGAGTGAACCGGCTGTACCAGGACCAGCAGAACCTACTGG CCGCCAACGCTGTGAACGCCTCAG AGTCCGGCGGCGGTGGAGGATCTGCAGGTCAGGAGGACAACCTCTGTAAGATCTGTATGGACTGTCCCATCGACTGTGTTCTGCTGGAGTGTGGTCACATGATCACCTGCACCAAGTGTGGCAAACGGATGAGCGAGTGTCCCATCTGCCGCCAGTACGTCGTCCGAGCCGTCCACGTCTTCCGGTCCTGA